Proteins from a genomic interval of Hornefia porci:
- a CDS encoding pyridoxal phosphate-dependent aminotransferase, translating into MSDFIMAAANGRNIPKEDVIFGISRRAREMAEDVGEDKVINATIGALLDDEGELLVLSSVDDTFMGLEPVEYAQYAPIGGTPEFRKAAIRAALRNYEPKGQVRAVATPGGTGSLRNTIANYSCPGDQILTTDWHWSPYKTIAAEQGRSIATFRLFDENHGFNAEDFRKRVGEMLEKQDRLIIILNTPAQNPTGYSLTDSDWQKVIGILSSQEPEKRIALLVDTAYIDFAGDEDEYRSFLPYLEELPANVLPILAFSMSKTFTLYGLRCGAMICLAPNEEIADEFVRVCEFSSRASWSNSPRVGQSIIANIFADKDLLDRVTKERKEIRDMLLKRGRAFEEEAARAGLPILPYDGGFFASIPCDDPASASRELEAEGIFLVPLAMGLRVSLASVSEEKCRRIPAKVVEVLNKR; encoded by the coding sequence ATGTCAGATTTTATTATGGCTGCCGCGAACGGCAGAAACATTCCTAAGGAAGATGTGATCTTCGGCATCAGCCGCAGAGCCCGGGAAATGGCGGAGGACGTCGGTGAGGACAAAGTCATCAATGCGACTATCGGCGCTCTTCTGGACGATGAGGGAGAACTGCTGGTGCTTTCTTCGGTGGATGATACGTTCATGGGCCTTGAGCCGGTGGAATACGCCCAGTACGCGCCCATCGGGGGAACGCCCGAATTCCGGAAGGCGGCGATACGGGCGGCGTTGAGGAACTACGAGCCCAAGGGGCAGGTGCGCGCTGTGGCAACGCCGGGAGGTACCGGGTCGCTGCGGAACACCATCGCCAACTATTCCTGTCCGGGAGATCAGATTCTGACGACTGACTGGCACTGGTCTCCCTACAAAACCATTGCGGCTGAGCAGGGACGCAGCATTGCGACCTTCCGTCTGTTTGACGAGAATCACGGCTTCAACGCAGAGGATTTCCGCAAACGGGTCGGAGAAATGCTGGAGAAGCAGGACCGCCTGATTATCATTCTGAATACGCCGGCACAGAATCCGACGGGGTATTCGCTGACTGATTCGGACTGGCAGAAGGTGATCGGCATCCTGTCGTCGCAGGAACCGGAAAAGCGCATCGCGCTGCTGGTGGACACTGCGTATATTGATTTTGCCGGAGATGAAGACGAATACAGAAGCTTCCTTCCGTATCTGGAGGAGCTGCCTGCGAATGTCCTCCCGATTCTGGCGTTCAGCATGTCCAAGACGTTCACTCTGTACGGACTGCGGTGCGGAGCGATGATCTGCCTCGCGCCGAATGAGGAGATTGCGGACGAGTTCGTCCGTGTCTGCGAGTTTTCCTCCCGCGCGTCCTGGTCCAACAGCCCCAGAGTCGGCCAGAGCATCATCGCCAATATCTTCGCCGATAAGGATCTTCTGGATCGGGTCACAAAGGAAAGGAAGGAGATCCGCGACATGCTTCTGAAGCGCGGCCGCGCCTTTGAAGAGGAGGCGGCGCGGGCCGGTCTGCCGATTCTTCCCTACGACGGCGGATTCTTCGCATCGATTCCCTGTGATGATCCGGCTTCCGCCAGCCGTGAGCTGGAAGCGGAGGGCATCTTCCTGGTGCCGCTGGCCATGGGACTGCGCGTCTCGCTGGCGTCCGTCTCAGAAGAGAAATGCCGCAGGATTCCCGCCAAAGTAGTTGAAGTTTTGAACAAAAGATAG
- the trmB gene encoding tRNA (guanosine(46)-N7)-methyltransferase TrmB: MRQRKIKDLDSKIEAFRQYCIDSPGEYRGRWREEFAGNRPFAIEIGCGKGQFITRMSERHPDWMFLGFEGHRSVALHALEKERETGSENVRFVLQYIRSLDEIFADGEVDWIFLNFSDPWPKERHAKRRLTSGEKLKEYARVLSPGGILEFKTDNDGLFEYSLEQVLKQGFFVVEEVTRDLHVAKAPSEYVTTEYEDKFSAAGKSISFMRLRKAL; this comes from the coding sequence TTGAGGCAGAGAAAGATAAAGGATCTCGACAGTAAAATCGAGGCCTTCCGACAGTATTGCATTGACAGCCCCGGCGAATACAGAGGGCGCTGGAGAGAAGAGTTTGCAGGGAACCGTCCCTTCGCCATTGAGATTGGATGCGGCAAGGGTCAGTTCATCACGAGAATGTCTGAACGTCACCCGGACTGGATGTTCCTGGGCTTTGAAGGGCACAGGAGCGTGGCGCTTCACGCGCTGGAGAAGGAGAGAGAAACGGGAAGTGAGAACGTCCGCTTCGTGCTGCAGTATATCCGTTCTCTGGATGAAATATTCGCGGACGGAGAGGTGGACTGGATCTTTCTGAATTTCAGCGATCCGTGGCCCAAGGAGCGCCACGCCAAGCGGAGACTCACCAGCGGTGAGAAGCTGAAGGAGTACGCCCGTGTTCTCAGCCCGGGAGGAATCCTGGAGTTCAAGACTGATAACGACGGGCTGTTCGAGTATTCGCTGGAGCAGGTGCTGAAGCAGGGGTTCTTCGTCGTGGAGGAAGTGACGAGGGATCTGCATGTTGCGAAGGCGCCTTCGGAATATGTGACAACGGAGTATGAGGACAAATTCTCCGCCGCAGGCAAGAGCATCAGCTTCATGCGCCTGAGGAAGGCACTGTAG
- a CDS encoding energy-coupling factor transporter transmembrane component T family protein produces the protein MIRDITLGQYYPVQSFVHRLDPRVKITAAVLYIIELFIVNDFPGFAVCAGVLAVVVGISRVPPGFIMRGLKPILIILIFTFCLNIFMIDGRVLYHIGPLRVTDNGLYTAVFMSIRLILLIIGTSLLTLTTTPISLTDGIERLLSPLNKVGVATHEIAMMMSIALRFIPTLMEETDKIIKAQQARGADFESGNIFARAKSLIPILVPLFVSAFRIAQDLAMAMEARCYRGGAGRTRMNGMKMGRADALCLAGMFLFLGVIIGMRIMF, from the coding sequence ATGATCCGAGATATTACGCTGGGTCAGTATTATCCGGTGCAATCCTTTGTGCACCGGCTGGATCCGAGAGTGAAAATAACAGCGGCGGTTCTGTATATTATCGAGCTGTTTATCGTGAACGATTTTCCGGGATTCGCGGTCTGCGCAGGCGTGCTGGCGGTGGTCGTCGGGATCTCCAGAGTGCCGCCGGGGTTTATCATGAGAGGGCTCAAGCCGATTCTGATTATCCTGATTTTCACCTTCTGCCTGAACATTTTCATGATTGACGGCAGAGTGCTGTACCATATCGGTCCGCTGCGCGTGACGGATAACGGTCTGTATACGGCGGTGTTCATGAGTATCCGTCTGATTCTGCTGATCATCGGTACGTCGCTGCTGACTCTGACGACGACGCCCATCAGCCTGACGGACGGTATCGAACGCCTGCTGAGCCCGCTGAACAAAGTCGGGGTCGCCACGCATGAGATCGCCATGATGATGTCCATCGCTCTTCGGTTCATCCCGACGCTGATGGAGGAAACCGACAAAATCATTAAAGCGCAGCAGGCCCGCGGCGCGGATTTTGAGAGCGGAAACATTTTCGCCCGGGCGAAATCGCTGATTCCGATTCTGGTTCCGCTCTTTGTCAGCGCCTTCCGGATCGCGCAGGATCTCGCTATGGCGATGGAGGCCCGGTGCTACCGGGGCGGCGCGGGAAGAACGAGGATGAACGGAATGAAGATGGGACGGGCGGACGCACTGTGTCTGGCCGGGATGTTTTTGTTCCTGGGAGTAATCATAGGAATGCGCATTATGTTTTAG
- a CDS encoding energy-coupling factor transporter ATPase, with product MSIQVRNLSYIYNEGLTSETVALDNINFDIYDGEVAGIIGHTGSGKSTLLQQLNGLLKPHGGTIIVGGTEITRPGISMRDVRRRVGLVFQYPEYQLFEETVAADVAFGPGNLGLRKDEIDERVRDALELVGLDYGEVAERSPFELSGGQKRRVAIAGVIAMKPQVLILDEPTAGLDPGSHDEIMAMIRKVHESQQNIIIFVSHNMDDVAALSDKVMVMDRGKLITVGTPKEVFRQRDRLAAIALDVPPATEMMYQLKERGIDVDIGALTLREAEESIYDYLRGSKAK from the coding sequence ATGTCAATACAGGTAAGAAATCTTTCATACATATATAACGAAGGTCTGACCAGTGAGACTGTCGCCCTGGACAATATCAATTTCGATATCTATGACGGCGAGGTGGCGGGTATCATCGGCCACACGGGAAGCGGTAAATCCACGCTGCTGCAGCAGCTGAACGGCCTGCTGAAGCCTCACGGGGGCACGATTATCGTCGGCGGAACGGAGATTACCCGCCCGGGGATTTCCATGCGGGATGTGCGGCGTAGGGTCGGGCTGGTCTTTCAGTATCCGGAATACCAGCTGTTTGAGGAGACCGTCGCTGCGGATGTGGCGTTCGGCCCCGGAAATCTGGGACTGCGGAAGGACGAAATCGACGAACGCGTCCGTGACGCGCTGGAGCTTGTCGGACTGGACTACGGCGAGGTGGCTGAGCGATCGCCCTTTGAGCTTTCCGGAGGGCAGAAGCGCCGGGTCGCCATCGCCGGCGTCATCGCCATGAAACCGCAGGTGCTGATTCTGGACGAGCCCACCGCGGGGCTTGATCCGGGCTCCCATGACGAGATTATGGCAATGATCCGCAAGGTACATGAATCACAGCAGAATATCATTATTTTTGTCTCCCATAATATGGACGATGTGGCCGCGCTTTCGGACAAAGTGATGGTTATGGATCGGGGCAAGCTGATCACGGTGGGAACGCCGAAGGAGGTATTCCGTCAGCGGGACCGGCTTGCGGCGATTGCGCTGGATGTGCCGCCGGCGACAGAAATGATGTATCAGCTGAAGGAGAGAGGAATCGACGTCGATATCGGAGCGCTGACGCTGCGGGAGGCGGAGGAGTCGATTTATGATTATCTGAGAGGAAGCAAAGCGAAATGA
- a CDS encoding energy-coupling factor transporter ATPase: protein MSSIIQIRNLIFEYEKEEDGEPVRAIDGVTLDIEEGSFVAVIGRNGSGKSTLAKNLNGLFVPTEGTVLVDGWDTRDDEHIWEIRQTAGMVFQNPDNQLVSSIVEDDVAFGPENLGVEPSVIRERVDMALSSVRMGEYRHKAPHQLSGGQKQRVAIAGVIAMRPKCIIFDEPTAMLDPRGRRDIMKIIQQLHEEGITVILITHFMDEAVRADRVIIMDKGRVLLDGTPAEVFSRRERMLEVSLDVPVAVEIAAALRSRGIDVPEDVITPEDMVEFVCQYR, encoded by the coding sequence ATGAGCAGTATAATACAGATCAGAAATCTTATATTTGAATATGAGAAGGAAGAGGACGGAGAGCCGGTCCGCGCCATCGACGGCGTTACCTTGGACATCGAGGAGGGCAGCTTTGTCGCAGTCATCGGCCGCAACGGGTCCGGAAAATCCACGCTGGCCAAGAATCTGAACGGCCTCTTTGTTCCCACGGAGGGGACGGTCCTTGTAGACGGATGGGACACCCGCGACGATGAGCATATCTGGGAGATCCGCCAGACCGCCGGCATGGTCTTTCAGAACCCGGACAATCAGCTGGTTTCTTCCATTGTGGAGGACGATGTGGCGTTCGGCCCGGAAAATCTCGGTGTGGAGCCGTCCGTAATCCGGGAGCGTGTGGACATGGCTTTGTCGTCCGTGCGAATGGGTGAGTACCGGCACAAAGCGCCCCATCAGCTTTCCGGAGGACAGAAGCAGCGTGTCGCCATTGCCGGCGTCATCGCCATGCGCCCGAAATGTATTATCTTCGACGAACCGACTGCGATGCTGGATCCGCGGGGGCGGCGCGACATCATGAAGATCATACAGCAGCTGCATGAGGAGGGGATCACCGTGATCCTGATCACGCATTTCATGGATGAGGCGGTGAGAGCGGATCGCGTCATTATCATGGACAAAGGCAGGGTCCTGCTGGACGGTACTCCGGCAGAGGTGTTTTCCAGGCGGGAGCGTATGCTTGAGGTCAGTCTGGATGTGCCGGTGGCGGTGGAAATCGCGGCGGCGCTGCGCAGCAGAGGAATTGACGTTCCGGAGGATGTAATTACGCCGGAGGACATGGTGGAGTTTGTATGTCAATACAGGTAA